A genomic region of Platichthys flesus chromosome 4, fPlaFle2.1, whole genome shotgun sequence contains the following coding sequences:
- the LOC133952020 gene encoding potassium channel subfamily K member 13-like, with translation MISNAPIVQASVCSHLQKRITIKKESGYCCLSLIPSRDTARLYLLGLLIALYMLAGAVTFSSLERPAELQAHHLWEKRLKNFIREHEVSRDDLKMLLCYFEEGRTAGIWTDGGRALWEMSGASYFVGTVVSTIGFGVTAPSTVAGKVLLVFYGLLGCSATLLFFNLFLERVITFLSLQLFWCHRRRSRDSAAAEGRASEGKRNEEWKPSVHHVTLVLLVVVLLVACGAASIYAAMEGWNYFESLYFCFVAFSTVGFGDFVSSQREHHEDTWAYQVVNCLLMLLGVCCTYSLFNAISVIIKLGLDRMLRTLARMYRGICHFRLQLKLLFKLTYSDSDTTICYSEDDTPHRKPLQTVSSSAQSMLWRSRAPSAIGKCLCEKAEVETVCHFDYDRTEKGKIVA, from the exons ATGATAAGCAATGCACCGATCGTTCAAGCCTCTGTTTGTAGCCACCTGCAGAAGCGCA TAACAATTAAGAAAGAGTCTGGGTACTGCTGCTTGTCTCTGATCCCCAGCAGGGACACTGCTCGTCTCTACCTGCTCGGCTTGCTCATTGCTCTTTACATGCTGGCTGGAGCTGTCACATTTTCTTCCTTGGAGAGACCAGCAGAGTTACAGGCACACCACCTCTGGGAAAAGAGGCTGAAGAACTTCATTCGCGAGCATGAAGTCAGTCGGGATGACCTGAAAATGCTGCTCTGCTACTTTGAAGAAGGCAGGACAGCTGGCATCTGGACAGACGGAGGAAGAGCCTTATGGGAGATGTCCGGTGCCTCCTACTTTGTGGGAACGGTTGTCTCCACTATTG GATTTGGAGTGACTGCCCCATCCACTGTAGCAGGGAAGGTCTTGCTTGTTTTCTATGGGTTGCTGGGCTGCTCAGCGACGCTTCTCTTCTTCAATCTTTTCCTGGAGAGAGTCATAACGTTTCTGAGCCTCCAGTTATTCTGGTGCCACCgaaggagaagcagagacagcGCTGCAGCGGAGGGCAGAGCCAGTGAAGGTAAAAGGAATGAAGAATGGAAACCGTCTGTGCACCATGTTACACTCGTTCTTCTTGttgtggtcctgctggttgcttgTGGGGCTGCCTCCATCTATGCAGCCATGGAGGGTTGGAATTACTTTGAGTCGCTCTATTTCTGCTTTGTGGCGTTCAGCACCGTGGGCTTTGGCGACTTTGTTAGCAGCCAGAGGGAGCACCATGAAGACACCTGGGCGTACCAGGTTGTTAACTGTCTCCTGATGCTCCTGGGAGTGTGCTGCACTTACTCCCTTTTCAACGCAATCTCTGTGATCATTAAACTGGGACTCGACAGGATGCTGAGGACACTGGCCCGGATGTACAGGGGAATCTGTCACTTTCGACTTCAGCTCAAACTTTTATTCAAACTCACTTATTCTGACTCTGACACAACTATATGTTACTCTGAGGATGAcactccacacaggaagccgCTGCAAACGGTTTCCAGTTCGGCCCAAAGCATGCTTTGGCGCTCCCGTGCCCCAAGTGCCATAGGTAAATGTCTTTGTGAGAAAGCCGAAGTGGAAACAGTGTGCCACTTTGACTATGACAGGACAGAAAAGGGCAAGATAGTAgcttaa